One Brevinematales bacterium genomic window carries:
- the flgE gene encoding flagellar hook protein FlgE, producing the protein MMRSLYSAVSGLQNHQMKMDVLGNNVANVNTVGFKTGRVTFQDILSQTITGAAKPTDDRGGLNPKQIGLGMSIASIDTLMRQGSVQTTGKNTDLAIQGEGFFVMKKGDLTFYTRAGNFLLDKDGELVNPNGLKVQGWKSQELENGEVFTNTNGPLQDVIIPIQGKLEAKETLLVKFRSNLNANIPVLGQNPTQDELLTQTWDAPINIYDRYGNSSQMVVTFHKTDLNQWQAAVKIAGVADQDVKVSIGAPKIDTNNTFNVQFNTDGTIQSAAEAAGATPQIDAEGDLVVTVTYNMPDGTQHTYDMLLGTSGQVADSITQFAAQSSTKAYYQNGNTMGYLSAFKIDDSGTITGVYDNGVNKELGKIALATFVNPMGLEKAGNSMFVETNNSGYANVGQAGTMDRGIMTAGALEMSNVDLSETFVDMIVTERGFQANSRVVTTSDDMLREILSLKR; encoded by the coding sequence ATGATGAGATCATTGTATTCCGCGGTTTCCGGTTTACAGAACCACCAGATGAAGATGGACGTATTGGGTAATAACGTTGCTAACGTCAATACCGTTGGTTTCAAAACCGGGCGCGTGACCTTCCAGGATATCCTGTCGCAGACGATTACCGGGGCGGCGAAACCCACCGACGACCGCGGGGGTCTGAACCCCAAGCAGATCGGGCTGGGTATGAGCATCGCAAGTATCGATACGTTGATGCGCCAGGGAAGCGTGCAGACCACCGGTAAAAACACCGACCTCGCCATTCAGGGCGAAGGTTTCTTTGTGATGAAAAAGGGCGACCTGACCTTCTACACCCGCGCGGGTAACTTCCTGCTCGATAAGGACGGGGAACTCGTCAATCCGAACGGATTAAAGGTGCAGGGGTGGAAGTCGCAGGAACTCGAAAACGGCGAAGTATTTACCAATACCAACGGGCCGTTGCAGGACGTGATTATCCCGATACAGGGGAAACTCGAAGCAAAGGAGACCCTTTTAGTTAAATTCAGATCCAACCTGAACGCGAATATACCGGTGCTCGGGCAGAACCCCACTCAGGACGAGCTCCTGACCCAGACATGGGACGCCCCGATCAATATCTACGACCGTTACGGCAACTCCAGCCAGATGGTGGTCACGTTCCATAAGACCGATCTCAACCAGTGGCAAGCCGCCGTTAAGATAGCCGGCGTCGCCGATCAGGATGTCAAAGTGAGTATCGGAGCCCCCAAGATCGATACCAATAATACATTCAATGTCCAGTTCAATACCGACGGCACGATCCAGTCCGCGGCCGAAGCGGCCGGAGCCACCCCGCAGATAGACGCGGAAGGCGACCTGGTGGTAACAGTCACCTATAATATGCCCGACGGCACCCAGCATACCTACGATATGCTTCTCGGTACGTCCGGGCAGGTAGCCGATTCGATCACCCAGTTCGCGGCGCAGAGTTCCACCAAGGCGTACTACCAGAACGGTAACACGATGGGTTACCTCAGCGCGTTCAAGATCGACGACTCCGGGACGATCACCGGCGTGTACGATAACGGCGTCAATAAAGAGCTCGGCAAGATCGCCCTCGCGACATTCGTCAACCCGATGGGCCTCGAAAAAGCCGGGAACAGTATGTTCGTCGAGACGAATAACTCCGGGTATGCCAACGTCGGGCAGGCGGGGACTATGGATCGCGGTATTATGACCGCGGGCGCGCTCGAAATGAGCAACGTCGACCTGTCGGAAACATTCGTGGATATGATAGTGACCGAACGCGGATTCCAGGCGAACTCGCGTGTGGTGACGACGAGCGACGATATGCTCAGAGAGATACTGAGTTTAAAGAGATAA
- a CDS encoding flagellar FlbD family protein, translated as MIDLTRLNDTTISINPFMIEMMEQTPDTVIQFNSGHKIVVKEKVGQIQKTVQKYFSRLIAEGIKNAKKE; from the coding sequence ATGATCGACCTGACCCGGCTGAACGATACCACTATCTCGATCAACCCGTTTATGATAGAAATGATGGAGCAGACGCCCGATACGGTGATTCAGTTCAACTCCGGGCACAAGATAGTAGTTAAGGAAAAGGTCGGGCAGATCCAGAAAACAGTCCAGAAATACTTTTCGCGATTGATCGCGGAAGGTATAAAAAACGCCAAGAAGGAATAG
- a CDS encoding motility protein A yields the protein MEKGTVFGSIGGMILLIAGMWIGSGDLSIYGDISSVFITFGGSIGALLVSTPWKHLGNMLKLMRMAYKEKSVDPSATIETLVTFAEKARKEGVLSLEEDVEEIPDIFLRRAIQLVVDGTDPEIDKRIMYNEIDQMEGRHAEGKKIFDDWGYMMPSFGMIGTLIGLIAMLRNLDDKASIGKNMGIALITTLYGAVGANLFSIPIANKLSYFNGMDVLMKEIIVEGVLSIQAGDNPAILREKLNSFMAVSMRTQQAKD from the coding sequence ATGGAAAAAGGGACAGTATTCGGTTCAATCGGGGGTATGATACTCCTCATCGCTGGAATGTGGATCGGTTCGGGCGACCTCAGCATCTACGGAGACATCTCATCCGTATTTATCACATTCGGCGGTTCTATCGGGGCTCTGCTAGTCAGTACGCCGTGGAAACATCTCGGAAATATGCTGAAACTGATGAGAATGGCCTACAAAGAGAAATCCGTAGACCCGTCGGCGACCATCGAGACTCTGGTCACGTTCGCGGAAAAAGCCCGTAAAGAAGGCGTACTATCCCTCGAAGAAGACGTAGAGGAAATCCCGGATATCTTCCTTCGCCGCGCCATTCAGCTTGTGGTAGACGGTACCGACCCGGAAATCGATAAACGAATCATGTATAATGAAATAGACCAGATGGAAGGGAGACACGCCGAGGGAAAGAAAATCTTCGACGACTGGGGATATATGATGCCGTCGTTCGGTATGATCGGGACACTGATCGGTCTGATCGCCATGCTTCGTAACCTCGACGATAAAGCATCCATCGGTAAAAACATGGGTATCGCCCTCATCACCACATTATACGGAGCCGTCGGCGCGAACCTGTTCTCTATCCCGATCGCCAATAAACTTTCGTATTTCAACGGGATGGATGTGCTGATGAAGGAAATCATTGTCGAGGGAGTTCTTTCGATACAGGCCGGCGACAACCCGGCAATCCTGCGCGAAAAACTCAACTCATTCATGGCAGTCTCGATGAGAACACAGCAAGCCAAGGATTAA
- a CDS encoding OmpA family protein: MTDEGRAKKCPAPANSTPAWMTTFGDMNSLLLTFFIAMLTTAEIDGRELRLILSAFEGTFGMMDGGMTLSQGDLAEMGQNIENLPSPDVGSQLSKAIKQIAEILEPELKSKKVRLEKVVNGYKITLVGDIYFKPGSAEIDYKEGEKILMQLGAALTKIPPTGFNIEVVGHTDNKAVSPDASIPSLYASAWELSTARACTVVKIFQAAGVNPSLVTALGRGEQDPLMPNDTPEGRAYNRRVDIYITEE; this comes from the coding sequence ATGACCGATGAAGGAAGGGCTAAAAAATGTCCCGCGCCGGCGAATAGTACTCCGGCATGGATGACCACATTCGGGGATATGAATAGCCTCCTTTTAACATTTTTTATCGCGATGCTCACGACCGCGGAGATTGACGGCCGCGAGCTCCGGCTGATTCTGTCGGCGTTCGAGGGTACGTTCGGGATGATGGACGGAGGTATGACTCTCTCGCAGGGCGACCTCGCGGAGATGGGCCAGAATATTGAAAACCTCCCGTCGCCCGATGTGGGGAGTCAGCTCTCCAAGGCGATCAAGCAAATCGCCGAAATACTGGAGCCGGAGCTCAAATCGAAAAAAGTCCGCCTTGAGAAAGTGGTGAACGGGTATAAAATCACGCTGGTCGGCGATATTTATTTCAAACCGGGCAGCGCCGAGATTGATTATAAAGAAGGGGAAAAGATACTGATGCAGTTGGGCGCGGCGCTGACAAAAATCCCCCCGACCGGCTTCAATATCGAAGTGGTCGGGCATACGGACAATAAAGCGGTATCCCCCGACGCATCCATACCCTCGTTATACGCCAGCGCATGGGAGCTTTCCACTGCCCGCGCGTGCACGGTGGTGAAGATATTCCAGGCCGCCGGTGTGAACCCCTCATTGGTTACCGCGCTGGGCCGCGGCGAGCAAGACCCGCTGATGCCCAACGATACGCCGGAAGGCCGCGCGTATAACCGCAGGGTCGATATCTATATAACGGAAGAGTAA